A part of Streptomyces sp. NBC_01451 genomic DNA contains:
- a CDS encoding DUF2797 domain-containing protein encodes MAQAWRCSGLRWTADGPVLRWDGGRGSALTWGKRVAFGVTEGGVRTCVGARGNACPIRAGVSGRSTGARCEECARLDRAHSVAADTIADDPRPYHVYLAWFGPGLTKVGITALERGSARLLEQGAVAFTWLGVGPLMAARRTEELLRAALGVPDRIPYADKRAVRAALPGSAAERAAEVEDLHARAVGLGGWPESLERASCQVVDHVEAFGLTRLAELTGLVPVVGAVSELVAGGVVGGELVAAAGPDLHLAVADGRNDGRKDERRDERGKGSWGGDGRGVVVLDTRLMTGWELVPAGSGGLTVPVREFKAAKGSEGVQDGLF; translated from the coding sequence ATGGCACAGGCATGGAGATGCTCGGGGCTGCGATGGACGGCGGACGGTCCCGTGCTGCGTTGGGACGGTGGGCGCGGTAGTGCGCTGACCTGGGGGAAGAGGGTGGCCTTCGGGGTCACGGAAGGGGGCGTACGGACATGTGTGGGAGCGCGGGGGAACGCCTGTCCGATACGGGCCGGGGTGTCGGGGCGGAGTACGGGGGCGCGGTGCGAGGAGTGCGCGCGGCTGGACCGGGCGCACTCGGTCGCCGCCGACACGATCGCGGACGATCCACGCCCCTATCACGTATATCTGGCGTGGTTCGGACCCGGGCTGACCAAGGTCGGCATCACCGCGCTGGAGCGGGGCTCGGCGCGGCTGCTTGAGCAGGGTGCCGTCGCCTTCACCTGGTTGGGCGTCGGCCCGCTGATGGCCGCCCGGCGTACGGAGGAGCTGCTGCGCGCCGCGCTCGGGGTCCCTGACCGGATTCCGTACGCCGACAAGCGGGCGGTGCGGGCCGCGCTGCCAGGGTCTGCGGCGGAGCGGGCCGCCGAGGTCGAGGACCTGCACGCTCGGGCGGTGGGGCTGGGCGGCTGGCCCGAGTCCCTGGAGCGGGCTTCCTGCCAGGTCGTCGACCATGTCGAGGCGTTCGGGCTGACACGGCTGGCTGAGCTGACAGGGCTGGTGCCGGTCGTGGGTGCGGTGAGCGAGTTGGTCGCGGGGGGCGTCGTCGGGGGCGAGCTGGTGGCGGCGGCCGGGCCCGATCTGCATCTCGCGGTCGCGGACGGGCGGAACGACGGGCGGAAGGATGAGCGGAGGGATGAGCGAGGGAAGGGGAGCTGGGGCGGAGACGGGAGAGGAGTGGTGGTGCTGGACACCAGGCTGATGACCGGCTGGGAGCTGGTGCCTGCCGGGAGCGGTGGACTCACCGTTCCTGTGCGGGAGTTCAAGGCGGCGAAGGGGTCGGAGGGCGTGCAGGACGGGTTGTTCTGA
- a CDS encoding HGxxPAAW family protein, with amino-acid sequence MSAYDEGHTVAGWTGTAIATVGSCVLGLGICTTSVLAVTGGTAVLVAAVLVTWVLHLAGWGKPPGVRPVGEWRMRERDGSARAGHPGCVGCRLAGRGRRAGSASAPAVAAEVAPERV; translated from the coding sequence GTGAGCGCATACGACGAGGGACATACCGTCGCCGGCTGGACCGGTACCGCCATCGCGACCGTCGGGTCCTGCGTCCTCGGACTGGGCATCTGTACGACCTCGGTTCTCGCGGTGACGGGCGGGACCGCGGTGCTGGTGGCCGCCGTCCTGGTCACCTGGGTGCTGCATCTCGCCGGGTGGGGGAAGCCGCCGGGGGTGCGGCCGGTCGGCGAGTGGCGGATGCGGGAGCGGGACGGCTCGGCGCGGGCGGGTCATCCGGGGTGCGTGGGGTGCCGGCTGGCGGGACGGGGGCGGCGTGCGGGCAGCGCGAGCGCTCCTGCCGTTGCCGCCGAGGTCGCTCCGGAACGTGTCTGA
- a CDS encoding helix-turn-helix domain-containing protein yields MRGTPHTPGAQGGTPRPPATPAQMLKEMDHTIATHLLSQQEMARRLNMNVTDLTCFAYVLEAGEDLLTAGDLAERAHVTTGAVTGILNRLERAGYITRRPDPNDRRRVRVAAEPAAVARAHALYEPYYARLATLIADYSPDEVAVLADWFTRQGRLAREYMDEIRETGK; encoded by the coding sequence ATGCGCGGCACGCCCCACACCCCCGGCGCGCAGGGCGGCACGCCCCGCCCGCCGGCGACACCCGCCCAGATGCTCAAGGAAATGGACCACACCATCGCGACGCACCTGCTCAGCCAGCAGGAGATGGCGCGCCGCCTCAACATGAACGTCACCGACCTCACCTGCTTCGCCTACGTCCTGGAAGCGGGCGAGGATCTGCTCACCGCCGGCGACCTGGCCGAGCGTGCCCACGTCACCACGGGCGCCGTCACCGGAATCCTCAACCGCCTCGAACGCGCGGGCTACATCACCCGCCGCCCCGACCCGAACGACCGCCGCCGGGTACGCGTGGCCGCCGAACCGGCCGCCGTCGCCCGGGCACACGCCCTCTACGAGCCCTACTACGCCCGCCTGGCCACCCTCATCGCCGACTACTCCCCCGACGAAGTCGCCGTACTGGCCGACTGGTTCACACGTCAGGGCAGGCTGGCCCGGGAGTACATGGACGAGATCCGCGAGACGGGCAAGTAA
- a CDS encoding CocE/NonD family hydrolase, whose translation MKLSSHLLQRLLRLGPPLTRDLVVQRDLRVPMADGVELLADRWVPRGREEDGLPVALVRTPYGRRGVQGGGSVRLLAERGFQVVVQSARGTFGSGGVFEPFLRERADGLSTLEWVVKQPWCAGSVVLVGASYMGFAQWAVADSLPPEVKAMIPMVTESALTLEFLRADGFSLETPFEWGVMVAGQERRFAVLRQIAQAPRNRRALASLPLSGADLAALGRRSDYLQSILAHDTMADGGTWSGRLDHRHRVAAVSVPVSSIGGWYDIFLPGQLRDFRALQAAGRSARLTVGPWGHLSPHGTPIREAVEFGLAHARGEAPPERAPVRLFVMGGGRQGAGEWRDFAAWPPAGYAPRRFHLGPGGVLGAEPGDAATHDTYRYDPADPTPAVGGVRMGRGSGRVANGELEARADVLTYTTAELAEDVEVVGEVGAEIWFRSGLAYADVFVRVCDVDGRGKSYNVCDGLVSVTGADELGPVQVALWPTAYRFRRGHRIRVQVSSGAFPRFARNTGTGEPHATATVLHAADQEVHHGAGCPSAVVLPVRQQ comes from the coding sequence ATGAAGCTGAGTAGTCATCTCCTGCAGCGGCTGCTGCGGCTCGGCCCTCCTCTGACCCGGGATCTCGTCGTACAGCGGGATCTACGGGTCCCGATGGCCGACGGGGTGGAGCTGCTGGCGGACCGGTGGGTGCCCCGGGGCCGGGAGGAGGACGGGCTGCCCGTCGCGCTGGTCCGGACGCCGTACGGGCGGCGCGGGGTTCAAGGGGGCGGTTCGGTACGGCTGTTGGCCGAGCGAGGGTTCCAGGTGGTCGTGCAGAGTGCGCGCGGGACCTTCGGCTCGGGTGGGGTCTTCGAGCCGTTCCTGCGAGAGCGTGCCGACGGGCTGTCGACCCTGGAGTGGGTGGTGAAGCAGCCCTGGTGCGCGGGGTCCGTGGTGCTGGTCGGGGCCAGTTACATGGGGTTCGCCCAGTGGGCCGTCGCCGATTCGCTGCCGCCCGAGGTCAAGGCGATGATCCCGATGGTGACCGAGTCGGCGCTGACCCTGGAGTTCCTGCGGGCGGACGGGTTCTCGCTGGAGACGCCGTTCGAGTGGGGGGTCATGGTCGCCGGGCAGGAACGCCGCTTCGCGGTGCTGCGCCAGATCGCCCAGGCCCCGCGCAACCGGCGGGCCCTCGCCAGCCTTCCGCTGAGCGGCGCCGACCTGGCCGCCCTCGGTCGTCGCTCCGACTACCTCCAGAGCATCCTCGCCCACGACACGATGGCGGACGGCGGTACGTGGTCCGGTCGGCTCGACCATCGGCACCGGGTGGCGGCCGTGAGCGTGCCGGTCAGTTCGATCGGCGGCTGGTACGACATCTTTCTGCCGGGTCAGCTACGGGACTTCCGCGCGTTGCAGGCGGCGGGGCGTTCGGCGCGGCTGACGGTCGGGCCGTGGGGGCATCTGTCCCCGCACGGCACGCCGATCCGAGAGGCGGTCGAGTTCGGGCTCGCCCACGCGCGCGGTGAGGCGCCGCCGGAACGGGCGCCGGTACGGCTGTTCGTGATGGGCGGCGGGAGGCAAGGGGCGGGGGAATGGCGGGACTTCGCGGCCTGGCCGCCGGCCGGGTACGCGCCCAGACGGTTCCACCTCGGGCCCGGTGGTGTGCTCGGGGCGGAACCGGGTGATGCGGCAACGCACGACACCTACCGTTACGACCCCGCCGACCCCACTCCCGCGGTCGGCGGCGTCCGTATGGGCCGGGGCAGCGGGCGGGTGGCGAACGGGGAGTTGGAGGCGCGGGCCGACGTCCTGACGTACACGACGGCCGAGTTGGCGGAGGACGTCGAGGTCGTCGGGGAGGTCGGGGCGGAGATCTGGTTCCGGTCCGGGCTGGCGTACGCCGATGTGTTCGTGCGGGTCTGTGACGTCGACGGGCGGGGGAAGTCGTACAACGTGTGCGACGGGCTTGTCAGTGTCACCGGCGCCGATGAACTCGGCCCCGTCCAGGTCGCGTTGTGGCCCACCGCCTACCGCTTCCGGCGCGGGCACCGCATCCGGGTGCAGGTGTCCAGCGGGGCGTTTCCGAGGTTCGCGCGCAACACCGGCACCGGCGAGCCGCATGCCACGGCCACTGTTCTCCATGCCGCCGACCAGGAGGTCCATCACGGGGCCGGGTGTCCCTCGGCGGTCGTTCTGCCGGTGCGGCAGCAGTGA
- a CDS encoding NUDIX hydrolase: MTDPSGRVELVERVDERDRVVGVVERGEAVRRGWLHRVATTVCRDAGGRVLVHRRADGLARFPGQYNWLVGGAVDVGESWEEAARRELAEELGVRADVRFAFKFLCRGAISPYWLGVHEAVVVEDVSPDPVEIAWHRWVSEGELGELTRQLIFVPDGLEALRRYRSGRLEAVVDEAE, translated from the coding sequence ATGACCGATCCTTCGGGGCGCGTGGAGCTGGTGGAACGGGTGGACGAGCGGGATCGGGTCGTCGGGGTGGTGGAGCGCGGGGAGGCCGTTCGGCGGGGGTGGCTGCACCGGGTCGCCACCACTGTGTGCCGGGATGCGGGTGGGCGGGTGCTGGTGCATCGGCGGGCTGATGGGCTCGCGCGGTTTCCGGGGCAGTACAACTGGCTCGTGGGCGGCGCTGTCGACGTCGGGGAGAGCTGGGAGGAGGCCGCCCGCCGTGAACTCGCCGAGGAGTTGGGGGTGCGGGCGGACGTACGGTTCGCCTTCAAGTTTCTCTGCCGCGGGGCCATCAGCCCGTACTGGCTCGGCGTTCACGAAGCCGTGGTCGTCGAGGACGTTTCTCCCGACCCGGTGGAGATCGCCTGGCACAGGTGGGTGAGCGAGGGCGAGTTGGGGGAACTGACCCGGCAACTGATCTTCGTACCCGATGGACTTGAGGCTCTTCGCCGTTATCGGTCCGGCCGCCTGGAGGCTGTTGTCGATGAAGCTGAGTAG
- a CDS encoding tetratricopeptide repeat protein produces the protein MTAGVALAGVMAHCGGNPVGAVEFLVKAIASAPAAPEPYAALAELWQDRRSELKEGLEGDGSLSAVLAQAYFLFLDGDMDNAVMALGSVTGVRPDVAWGIAPWFVDPRFLGAVSAEALAEACLRTLDYGHNLNTEEMRERFAPWFHALDVVSERSPVPESLAAMARLPRACGRYELAFTLCDRADAVDRVMWTAVARANTWRAMGDLDQTAVAFEQALTLDATNWSLYLDLADVRALQGDFAAAVALVEQGVQHEPHEASLRAAGAAYRTRLSGSSDDLRALIDLAPGLANTSYRDLLIDYACAGPGLPRRLVAKARRISEN, from the coding sequence ATGACAGCGGGAGTCGCTCTCGCCGGCGTGATGGCGCACTGTGGCGGAAACCCGGTCGGCGCCGTGGAGTTTCTGGTGAAGGCGATAGCCTCCGCGCCGGCAGCCCCGGAGCCCTATGCGGCCCTCGCCGAGTTGTGGCAGGACCGGCGCTCGGAGCTGAAAGAGGGCCTCGAAGGAGACGGCTCCTTGAGCGCTGTGCTGGCGCAGGCGTACTTCCTGTTCCTCGACGGGGACATGGACAACGCGGTGATGGCCCTTGGCTCGGTCACGGGGGTGCGGCCCGACGTGGCGTGGGGCATCGCTCCCTGGTTCGTCGATCCCCGGTTCCTCGGCGCGGTGAGTGCCGAGGCGTTGGCGGAGGCGTGTCTGCGGACGTTGGACTACGGCCACAACCTGAACACCGAAGAGATGCGGGAGCGATTCGCTCCCTGGTTCCATGCCCTCGACGTGGTCTCCGAACGCAGTCCTGTACCGGAGTCGCTGGCTGCCATGGCCCGGCTGCCCCGCGCCTGCGGCCGCTACGAGCTGGCTTTCACCCTCTGCGACCGCGCCGATGCCGTCGATCGGGTCATGTGGACTGCGGTCGCACGGGCGAACACCTGGCGCGCGATGGGCGACCTGGACCAGACTGCCGTGGCCTTCGAACAAGCCCTGACTCTGGATGCCACCAACTGGTCCCTCTACCTGGACCTCGCCGACGTGCGCGCGTTGCAAGGCGACTTCGCCGCAGCAGTGGCCCTCGTCGAACAGGGCGTGCAACATGAACCGCACGAAGCCTCCCTGCGCGCGGCGGGTGCCGCATATCGCACGCGCCTGTCCGGCTCGTCCGACGACCTGCGCGCCCTGATCGACCTCGCGCCCGGGCTCGCGAACACCTCCTACCGGGACCTACTGATCGACTACGCGTGCGCGGGGCCAGGCCTGCCCCGGAGACTCGTGGCCAAGGCCCGCCGCATCAGCGAGAACTGA
- a CDS encoding DUF4435 domain-containing protein — MRDLDRLADRIRLHRQGDRRQVAIVEGQSDERILKRAFDDAEVMYFQAGTRKVALDAAVQLADWKQEYFICVVDRDFDDEVADLHERYPTLHPYENADLEAMLVVSKVGADLIAEFGSVQKIAARGGISGILGKLYEMLDPVTRLRRANAENGWGISFDDVDLAGKIEKRHMILRLQPYCAALSATSHGSPGQAVLYDYAMGVKSVGKYPACPRGSQPYFRGRDFLVLLGAALSGYCGSRKPQSVDFEGLAASLRLAGAEYLRTSQWGVDFLTLLNLSE; from the coding sequence ATGCGAGACCTGGACCGCTTGGCGGACAGAATTAGATTGCATAGACAGGGAGATAGGCGTCAGGTAGCTATCGTAGAAGGTCAATCAGATGAGCGCATTTTGAAGAGAGCGTTCGACGATGCAGAAGTCATGTATTTTCAGGCAGGGACGCGAAAAGTCGCTCTCGATGCGGCAGTTCAACTCGCCGACTGGAAGCAAGAGTACTTTATTTGTGTGGTAGATAGAGACTTTGATGATGAAGTCGCAGATTTGCACGAGCGGTATCCAACCCTTCATCCTTACGAAAATGCAGATCTGGAGGCGATGCTTGTCGTCTCAAAGGTCGGTGCTGATCTAATAGCCGAGTTTGGCAGTGTTCAGAAGATTGCTGCACGCGGTGGGATATCTGGAATTCTGGGGAAACTTTACGAGATGCTCGACCCTGTCACTCGTTTGCGGCGCGCAAATGCGGAAAATGGGTGGGGTATCAGCTTTGACGATGTCGATCTAGCTGGAAAGATCGAAAAACGGCATATGATTTTGCGATTGCAGCCTTATTGCGCTGCTCTAAGTGCCACTTCCCACGGTAGTCCTGGGCAGGCTGTTCTTTATGACTACGCTATGGGGGTCAAGTCTGTAGGTAAGTACCCGGCTTGCCCAAGGGGTTCGCAACCCTATTTTCGAGGTCGAGACTTTCTAGTGCTGCTGGGTGCAGCCCTCAGCGGGTACTGTGGATCAAGGAAGCCTCAAAGTGTTGACTTTGAAGGGCTCGCAGCTTCACTCCGGCTCGCGGGAGCCGAATACTTGCGTACAAGCCAATGGGGCGTTGATTTCTTGACGCTCCTTAACCTTTCTGAGTAA
- a CDS encoding AAA family ATPase, protein MKTIEAVTIEGLFGYIRHDVKFSKPDPITIISGPNGIGKTHFLRLLHAVIMLDLSTLASVEFRDIEVRYVDKWVLRVRQTRKAGGEIVFSFSGKRPRIRTYQRLDITYVHAGGEERETPEWTVRLPDGNWYDTRLERVMSPDMAKRYGLPAAPSATAQTRGTWLEDFYKGASSILIDTQRLDNVLNYPARTQRSSQGRHGAAAKRIQLYIEQISAQLSDARRKSLNESLDADQTFASRVLKRTKTTINSQDLRERYQRIADQHAELHASGLSVRPVDVRFPEEEADTTERRILNVFLDDWERKLKPLLPIHEKLNSLRRIVESKFVGKEVYLSEKGQIRFRSKFSGKPVSVQSLSSGEQHLLAVFTMLLFSAERGSLVLIDEPEISMHAAWKHSFLEDIAEVARISELQIVLATHSSAIIKGRWDLVQEIEAPDAVEVGLPEMTESDEESDGEE, encoded by the coding sequence ATGAAAACTATTGAGGCCGTCACGATCGAGGGCTTGTTTGGATACATCCGGCATGATGTGAAATTTTCAAAGCCTGATCCAATCACTATCATCTCCGGCCCGAACGGAATCGGCAAGACTCACTTCCTTCGCTTGCTTCATGCTGTCATTATGCTCGATCTGTCCACCTTGGCGTCTGTCGAGTTTAGAGATATCGAAGTGCGTTACGTCGATAAATGGGTGCTGAGGGTCCGTCAAACTCGCAAAGCAGGTGGAGAGATCGTCTTTAGCTTCTCGGGGAAGAGGCCGCGTATCCGTACCTATCAGCGACTGGACATCACATATGTCCACGCGGGCGGCGAGGAGCGTGAAACTCCCGAATGGACGGTGCGCCTACCCGACGGTAATTGGTATGACACTCGCTTGGAACGAGTTATGTCGCCTGATATGGCCAAGCGGTATGGCCTTCCGGCCGCTCCCTCTGCGACGGCGCAAACACGAGGGACCTGGCTTGAGGATTTCTATAAAGGTGCAAGTTCGATTCTGATCGACACGCAGCGCCTCGATAACGTTCTAAATTATCCTGCGCGGACGCAGCGTAGTAGCCAAGGTCGGCATGGGGCCGCCGCCAAGAGGATTCAGCTCTATATCGAGCAGATCTCCGCGCAGCTGTCGGATGCTCGACGGAAGTCGCTTAATGAGTCTCTAGATGCCGACCAAACTTTTGCGTCACGGGTTCTAAAGCGAACAAAGACAACAATTAATTCGCAGGACTTGCGTGAGAGATATCAGAGGATCGCTGACCAGCATGCGGAACTCCATGCGAGCGGACTTAGTGTCCGACCTGTTGACGTCCGCTTTCCCGAGGAAGAAGCGGACACAACAGAGAGGAGGATCCTGAACGTATTCCTTGATGACTGGGAACGCAAACTTAAGCCTCTCCTCCCCATTCATGAGAAGTTGAATTCACTGCGAAGGATCGTTGAATCTAAATTCGTCGGCAAGGAAGTTTATCTCAGCGAGAAGGGGCAAATTAGGTTCCGGTCGAAATTTAGCGGTAAGCCGGTGAGTGTGCAATCTTTGTCTTCGGGTGAGCAACACCTGCTAGCAGTCTTTACTATGCTTCTCTTTTCGGCGGAGCGGGGCTCCCTCGTACTGATTGACGAGCCTGAGATTTCTATGCACGCAGCATGGAAGCACTCTTTCTTGGAGGACATCGCGGAGGTGGCTCGAATTTCGGAACTCCAAATCGTTTTGGCAACACACTCAAGTGCGATTATTAAGGGTCGTTGGGATTTGGTGCAAGAGATCGAGGCACCTGATGCGGTAGAAGTCGGGCTCCCGGAAATGACTGAAAGTGACGAAGAATCGGATGGTGAAGAGTAG
- a CDS encoding NUDIX hydrolase produces MEWKTHGERQIYTNKWVNLCLVDVQQPDGRRWEYHVVRLRHLAVAAVVNDRQEVLMMWRHRFITDSWAWELPMGLVEEGESPEEAAAREVLEETGWRPGPIKPLIYAEPANGITDSQHHVFRADGATYDGPPTEKNESDRIEWIPLREVRGMIDRREIVSSGSLVGLLYVLMDEAIR; encoded by the coding sequence ATGGAGTGGAAGACCCACGGTGAGCGACAGATCTACACGAACAAGTGGGTGAACCTGTGTCTGGTCGACGTCCAGCAGCCTGACGGGCGCAGGTGGGAGTACCACGTCGTTCGCCTCCGGCACCTGGCCGTGGCCGCCGTGGTCAACGACCGCCAGGAGGTGCTGATGATGTGGCGGCACCGCTTCATCACCGACTCGTGGGCCTGGGAGTTGCCCATGGGCCTGGTCGAGGAGGGCGAGTCCCCTGAAGAGGCTGCGGCCCGTGAAGTCCTGGAGGAAACGGGCTGGCGCCCCGGCCCCATCAAGCCCCTGATCTACGCCGAGCCGGCCAACGGGATCACCGACTCACAGCACCACGTCTTCCGCGCGGACGGCGCGACCTACGACGGCCCGCCCACGGAGAAGAACGAGTCCGACCGCATCGAGTGGATCCCCCTCCGCGAGGTACGCGGCATGATCGACCGCCGCGAGATCGTGAGCAGCGGATCCCTCGTCGGCCTCCTCTACGTGCTCATGGACGAAGCGATCCGCTGA
- a CDS encoding helix-turn-helix domain-containing protein encodes MPDADRPQELPARLLTDPEMINACRVRDFGRVFRLVKTKAGIYPSKIARRCELTPSRVGEVIAGQRQLLHMDVVERIADGLRIPGHMLGLARRPWETPQALAVTEREAPQAPEPAQPTPASLPGPDVDSILALATRTSLSTATLAAFRSSIEDYWRRDDQHGGEALRPAIVGQLRHVVGLLKETRPPSIQNGLYGIAAELARLTGWTYFDARQYNQARAYFTEALQLAKEIDDRQFMANVLACMSLQATYQDKPGDSLALVTAAQDQARPALGTTPRVMSMLSMREAFAHATLGNRDSTHRAIGEAHRHFEQIEANDPDPSWVTYFDELKLIVDTGIAHGRLGEAATAEPLIADALRRENSTNQRGRAFHAFWLARTQLDQGKLAQACHTATQALVPASAVSSERVSGHLREFYEQLAPHRREPVALAFEARLRELLPPVSGSLRP; translated from the coding sequence ATGCCCGACGCCGACCGGCCGCAGGAACTGCCTGCCAGGCTGCTCACCGATCCCGAGATGATCAACGCGTGCCGGGTACGGGACTTCGGCAGAGTCTTCCGGCTGGTCAAGACCAAGGCGGGCATCTACCCGTCGAAGATCGCCAGGCGATGCGAGCTGACACCCAGCCGAGTCGGCGAAGTGATCGCTGGGCAACGTCAGTTGCTCCACATGGACGTCGTCGAACGCATCGCGGACGGCTTGCGCATCCCAGGACACATGCTCGGACTTGCCCGTCGTCCCTGGGAGACGCCCCAGGCTCTCGCGGTCACCGAGCGCGAGGCACCACAGGCGCCGGAGCCAGCACAGCCGACCCCCGCGTCTCTGCCGGGGCCGGATGTGGACAGCATCCTGGCTCTCGCCACACGAACGAGCCTCAGCACAGCCACACTTGCAGCGTTCCGATCCTCCATCGAGGACTACTGGCGACGGGACGACCAGCACGGCGGCGAGGCTCTGAGGCCGGCCATCGTCGGTCAGCTCCGGCATGTCGTGGGCCTGTTGAAGGAGACCCGACCGCCGTCCATCCAGAACGGCCTGTACGGAATCGCGGCCGAGTTGGCGCGCCTCACCGGCTGGACCTACTTCGACGCCCGCCAGTACAACCAGGCCCGCGCGTACTTCACCGAGGCCCTGCAACTGGCCAAGGAAATCGACGACCGTCAGTTCATGGCCAACGTCCTGGCCTGCATGAGCTTGCAGGCCACGTACCAGGACAAGCCGGGGGACTCTCTCGCACTCGTCACCGCCGCTCAGGACCAGGCCCGCCCAGCTCTCGGCACCACACCGCGCGTCATGTCGATGCTGTCCATGCGCGAGGCCTTCGCCCATGCCACCCTCGGCAACCGGGACTCCACGCACCGGGCGATCGGGGAAGCGCACCGCCACTTCGAGCAGATCGAGGCGAACGACCCGGACCCGTCGTGGGTGACCTACTTCGACGAGCTGAAGCTCATAGTGGACACCGGCATTGCTCACGGCCGGCTGGGGGAGGCTGCGACCGCTGAGCCCTTGATCGCGGATGCTTTGCGGCGGGAGAACAGCACCAACCAACGCGGGCGCGCGTTTCACGCTTTCTGGCTGGCTCGTACGCAGCTGGACCAAGGGAAGCTTGCCCAGGCCTGCCACACCGCCACGCAAGCGCTGGTGCCCGCGTCGGCGGTGTCCTCCGAGCGGGTGTCGGGCCATCTCCGGGAGTTCTACGAGCAGTTGGCCCCGCATAGGCGGGAGCCCGTAGCACTGGCTTTCGAGGCACGGCTACGGGAACTCCTCCCACCGGTCAGCGGATCGCTTCGTCCATGA
- a CDS encoding glycine-rich domain-containing protein: protein MTATANDQRTGRAVAGEELFESLAHFVVIHNGQSTERAERIADQAVAFLVTAATATVPMVPSDDVDLGLHALILHTKEYAALCEQYAGRFLHHNPKPGGGARDPEMVAASARAIKAGGFMVFDDLWTVNGVNLAQCDSDCGRPYGQA, encoded by the coding sequence ATGACGGCAACGGCGAACGATCAGCGGACCGGTCGCGCGGTGGCTGGTGAGGAATTGTTCGAGAGCCTCGCCCACTTCGTGGTCATCCACAACGGGCAGTCGACCGAGCGCGCGGAGCGGATCGCGGACCAGGCGGTTGCGTTCCTGGTCACGGCGGCCACCGCCACCGTTCCCATGGTCCCGTCCGATGACGTGGACCTCGGCCTCCACGCGCTCATCCTGCATACGAAGGAGTACGCCGCGCTGTGCGAGCAGTACGCGGGTCGCTTTCTGCACCACAACCCGAAGCCGGGTGGAGGTGCACGCGACCCGGAGATGGTCGCCGCCTCGGCACGCGCCATCAAGGCGGGCGGGTTCATGGTCTTCGACGACCTGTGGACCGTGAACGGCGTGAATCTCGCGCAGTGCGACTCGGACTGCGGCCGACCGTACGGTCAGGCGTAG
- a CDS encoding protein kinase domain-containing protein, producing MPGSTPELPIVVLDALMPTTQRMVINRRGSTVWEVESHRGHYAVKIGYPIEATADWPAQPWTALAPAREGAVLLRLGVEGIAYGEWEHGTWNYQPWHEGPDLYRLWERCRRKDSSIAPDTSEALECVEALAELHAKGWAHGDVQPAHFIIGPERTHLIDLALARGGHVPDGHDFPFRGCLVHYEAPEIARSVLDTGEAEPTPAADVYALGASLLISATGWRAVEYPDDAPRPVQREAVANGRRRPVKVPGELGELVDAMLSHAPGDRPTIPEVVKALT from the coding sequence TTGCCGGGCTCAACCCCTGAACTGCCGATCGTGGTGCTCGACGCACTCATGCCCACGACTCAGCGCATGGTCATCAACCGTCGGGGCTCCACGGTGTGGGAGGTGGAGAGCCACCGGGGCCACTACGCCGTGAAGATCGGTTATCCGATCGAGGCTACGGCCGACTGGCCTGCCCAACCTTGGACCGCGCTCGCGCCCGCGCGTGAGGGTGCCGTTCTGCTTCGCCTTGGCGTCGAGGGGATCGCGTACGGCGAATGGGAGCACGGCACGTGGAACTACCAGCCGTGGCACGAAGGGCCGGACCTGTACCGGCTGTGGGAGCGCTGCCGTAGGAAAGATTCGTCCATCGCACCGGACACCAGCGAGGCGCTGGAATGCGTCGAGGCGCTGGCCGAACTCCACGCCAAGGGCTGGGCACATGGCGACGTGCAGCCCGCCCACTTCATCATCGGGCCGGAACGAACACACCTCATCGACCTCGCCCTTGCCCGTGGCGGCCATGTACCCGACGGGCACGACTTCCCGTTCCGCGGCTGCCTCGTCCACTACGAAGCACCGGAGATCGCGCGCAGTGTGCTCGACACCGGGGAAGCGGAGCCGACACCGGCGGCCGACGTCTACGCGCTCGGGGCCTCGCTGCTCATCTCCGCCACGGGTTGGCGGGCGGTCGAGTACCCGGACGACGCTCCGCGCCCCGTGCAGCGCGAGGCGGTGGCCAACGGCCGACGTCGGCCCGTGAAAGTGCCCGGTGAACTGGGCGAATTGGTCGACGCGATGCTCAGTCATGCACCGGGGGATCGCCCCACTATCCCCGAGGTGGTCAAAGCCCTGACCTGA